The sequence below is a genomic window from Brevibacillus agri.
CAGGCCGCTTAGCCAACAGCCTGCACCTGCAACGCCAAGCGGCGCTCACCAGCCTGAGCGCTTTTTTCCTGTGGTCAAAAAATGGGCAACTGGTCCAGATTGTTTTCTTTGATGCCGTCCGGCTCGCTGCGCAAAATATCCCGTCCGTATTTGTGAAACACGTCTACGTGCGCAAGTTGTCCCGCTTTTGCTTCCTGCAAGGCGGTGACGTAGTCCAGCTCACGTCCGCTGCTTGTTTTGAATGCGATCAAGTCTCCGTCATCGTTTTTGCGCACGGCGACGATCCGCTCTTTGTCTGAATCAGGCGATAGGACTCTTTTCGCTCCTGCGCTTTCCTGCAACGCTTGCTGCTCGCCTGCCGCTTTGTAGTCGGCGTAAATTTGCTCAAAGCTTTTCTCGCTCATCACGGAATCCCTCCTTATGCATAAGGTGGCTCAAGGCGGGAGAGAACATGCATTCGTTTTAAACCAAGGCCCGACATTCGCCTCTTGACACTTGCTGGCAGGAGGATTATATTTTGACTGACACGAAAGTCAATGAAAAAGGAGGGAGCAGCTCGTGCCTCGCTCAAAGGAGCAGAATGAAGAAATTCGCGCCCAGCGCAAAGAAGCGATCATGCAGGGCGCTCTTGCTGTTTACGTGGAAAAAGGATACGCAGCCGCAGATATCAAGGATGTGGCGGAGCGTGCCGGCGTGGCCAGAGGATTGGTGTATTACTACTACAAAGACAAGCGCTCGTTGTTTCGCGATTTGTTTGTGCATATGTTCCAGCTCTCCAACAAGCACACCCGCCATCATTTTTCCCAGGAGGGGACGGCTACAGAGCTGTGCCGGCAATTCGCGCACGTCATGTTCCACAATTTGTTTGAAAGCTCCGTGCACGTCATGTTCTTTTTCCGCATGCGCCACGACCTGCGCGAGCTGTTCACAGGGGACGAGTTGAAGACGCTGTTGTGGCGCGACAACAATTTGCAGGTACTGGTGGAGACGTTGCGCCGCGGAATGGAGACAGGCGATATTCGCCGGATGGAGCCGGAGCTGCTCGCAGAACAATATTGGGGAGCCATGATGCACGCCATGGGTTTTTTGCAGCGGAAAAAGAGAAGCTTGCTCGCAGAAGGACACGACATGGAGCAGGTCAAGCAGTTGCTCTCGCCGGACATCGAAGCGGCGACGGAATCGTGCGTCGCGATGGTGCGGGCGTGAGGGCATCCGCCGCCGCAGCCTATCAAGCAAGAGGAGGATTTGTTTGCTGAAATTATTGCGTTTTTTGCGGCCATACCGTTATATGGTCGCCATGACGATGTTTTTTATGTTGCTGCAATCGCTGGCGAATTTATATTTGCCAAACCTGATGTCCCATATCGTCAACGAAGGGATCGTCAAGGAAGACACGGCCTATATCTGGAGAACCGGAGGCTGGATGCTGCTAGTATCCGCCGTCGCGGCCGCTTTGTCCGTCGCGGCGAGCTATTTGGCTTCCCGCTCTGCTTCCGGCTTTGGCATGCGGCTGCGCAGCAGCGTGTTTAGCCACGTCGAACGTTTTTCGTTGCAGGAGTTCGACAAGCACGGGACGGCCTCGCTCATTACCCGGACGACCAATGACATTACGCAAGTCCAGCAAGTGCTGAACATGATGCTGCGGATGCTGGTGATGGCACCAATGATGTGTTTTGGCGGAATCATCATGGCGCTGTCGAAGGACGCGGAGCTGTCTCTCGTCATCATCGTGGCGATTCCGATTTTGGCATTGGCGATTTTTTTGATCGGTTCAAAAGGGATTCCGTACTTCAAAGCAATGCAGGGCAAAATCGACAGGCTGAATCTCGTGCTGCGCGAGTCGTTGACCGGAATCCGCGTCGTGCGGGCGTTCAACCGGACGGAGCACGAGCGGGAGCGGTTCGACCGTGCCAATGAAGATTTGACGGCGACGGCGATCAAAGCCAACCAGATCATGGCGGGGATGATGCCTGTCATGATGCTGATGATGAACGTCACGTCGATTGCCATCATCTGGTTCGGCGGCTTGCGGATCAGCGCCGGGCACATGCAGGTAGGCGACCTGATGGCGTTTTTGCAGTATGCGATGCAAATTTTGTTTTCGCTGATGATGGCGTCGATGATGTTTAGCATGGTGCCGAGAGCTTCGGCTTCGGCGGTGCGCATTCACGAGGTGCTCGCGACAGAGCCGATCATTGTCGACAGGGAAAAGCCAGACCCATCTGGCGCGGGAAAAGGCGGGCAAGTCGCTTTCGAGCAGGTGACGTTCCGCTATCCTGGCGCAGAGAAGCCTGCACTGTCTGAGCTTTCTTTTACCGCCAGGCCCGGCCAGGTGACGGCGATCATCGGGGGAACAGGCGCAGGAAAAACAACGCTGGTCAGCCTGATCCCGCGCTTCTATGACGTCGAGAGCGGCAGCGTCCGCGTCGGTGGCGTCGATGTGCGCGAGTGGTCGCAAAGCGAGCTGCGCTCCCGCATTGGCTTTATCCCGCAAAAAGCGCTGCTGTTTACGGGGACGATCGCAGACAACATCCGCTACGGAAAAGAGGAGGCGACAGACGAGGAAGTCCGCCATGCCGTAAGCGTGGCGCAGGCAGCCGAGTTTATCGCGAGCATGCCGGACGGGCTGGATACCGTCCTCGCCCAAGGCGGGCAGAACCTGTCAGGCGGGCAAAAGCAGCGCCTCTCCATCGCCCGTGCGCTCGTCCGCAAGCCGGAGGTGTACATTTTTGACGACAGCTTTTCCGCCCTCGACTTCAAGACAGATGCGAAGCTGCGGGCTGCCTTGAAGCAGGAGACAGGGGATGCGACGGTCATCATCGTCGCGCAGCGGGTCAATACCGTGATGGACGCCGACCAGATTATCGTGTTGGAGGAAGGCAAAGTGGCGGGAATCGGTACACACCGCGAGTTGCTCGCCACCTGTAGCGTGTACCAGGAGATCGTCAAATCCCAGCTAACGGAGGAGGAAATCGCATGAGTGATGGACAACAACGTCCTCCCCAGGGACGACCGGGAGCCGGACCAGGGCCGGGAGGGCAGCGTCCGATGGGCTTTGGCGGGCCTGGATTGCTGACGATGCCGTACATGGTTTTGTCATCTACGCTAACCCCACGGAAAATACGCTACTCTGTGGTGGATGTCTTTTTGCAATAATGCCATGGAAAAGCGCCACGGGCTTGTTTGTTCTGTGGTGCTTTTCTTTTTCCGATAACGCCACGGGCACGTAGTCTGTGATGCTTTTTCTTTTCATGATAGCGCCACGGACATGTAGTTCTGTGGTGCTTTTTCTTTTCCCGACAGCACCACGGACATTCAATGTGCGCACAGGGGACGGCATGCAAAAAAGAGCAGACTGCCGAGACGCTCTCGGAGTCTGCCCTTTGTGGGTGGGTGCTGTTACGAACTTATTTTGTGTCGCGCAGTTTACGCGTTTACTGGTTGGCCTTCGTCCAGCAGTTGGCGAAGAACGGTTTGCAGAATACCACCGTTGCGGTAGTAGTCTACGTCTACCATGGAGTCGAGACGAACGATGACGTCGAACTCGAACTTGCTGCCGTCTTGGCGAGTTGCTTCTACTTTTACGCGTTGGCCTGGTTG
It includes:
- a CDS encoding DUF3892 domain-containing protein, translating into MSEKSFEQIYADYKAAGEQQALQESAGAKRVLSPDSDKERIVAVRKNDDGDLIAFKTSSGRELDYVTALQEAKAGQLAHVDVFHKYGRDILRSEPDGIKENNLDQLPIF
- a CDS encoding TetR/AcrR family transcriptional regulator, with protein sequence MPRSKEQNEEIRAQRKEAIMQGALAVYVEKGYAAADIKDVAERAGVARGLVYYYYKDKRSLFRDLFVHMFQLSNKHTRHHFSQEGTATELCRQFAHVMFHNLFESSVHVMFFFRMRHDLRELFTGDELKTLLWRDNNLQVLVETLRRGMETGDIRRMEPELLAEQYWGAMMHAMGFLQRKKRSLLAEGHDMEQVKQLLSPDIEAATESCVAMVRA
- a CDS encoding ABC transporter ATP-binding protein, with amino-acid sequence MLKLLRFLRPYRYMVAMTMFFMLLQSLANLYLPNLMSHIVNEGIVKEDTAYIWRTGGWMLLVSAVAAALSVAASYLASRSASGFGMRLRSSVFSHVERFSLQEFDKHGTASLITRTTNDITQVQQVLNMMLRMLVMAPMMCFGGIIMALSKDAELSLVIIVAIPILALAIFLIGSKGIPYFKAMQGKIDRLNLVLRESLTGIRVVRAFNRTEHERERFDRANEDLTATAIKANQIMAGMMPVMMLMMNVTSIAIIWFGGLRISAGHMQVGDLMAFLQYAMQILFSLMMASMMFSMVPRASASAVRIHEVLATEPIIVDREKPDPSGAGKGGQVAFEQVTFRYPGAEKPALSELSFTARPGQVTAIIGGTGAGKTTLVSLIPRFYDVESGSVRVGGVDVREWSQSELRSRIGFIPQKALLFTGTIADNIRYGKEEATDEEVRHAVSVAQAAEFIASMPDGLDTVLAQGGQNLSGGQKQRLSIARALVRKPEVYIFDDSFSALDFKTDAKLRAALKQETGDATVIIVAQRVNTVMDADQIIVLEEGKVAGIGTHRELLATCSVYQEIVKSQLTEEEIA